A DNA window from Thiothrix subterranea contains the following coding sequences:
- a CDS encoding DUF4350 domain-containing protein has protein sequence MRLQSILIGLFVALVTTAGVFWFLDAYEYKEVDEYTGFQGEARENPLFAARLFLKRMGIPSERHTSPQTLPDADTVLVIDTDRYTLSRQKSEALLAWVANGGHLITRTRYFTNDSEAEDAEETNDHDPLQLALGITRGEHIIPEDDDLPLDAELSNMNSSLHVDPEFFYALQTTTKQAYPQKYNDTDWLLEIEYGDGLITWAANLDFIENSALDDHDHAEFFWYMLHGLHDKPQAVWLIHSDDMPALSTLLWEHAWALVLTLAVFIPLTILALSPRFGPLIPKPAPERRRILEHIHASGLFMWQRHRKHADTQYAGFAARVTQLLPSTRKQHDNSNPDA, from the coding sequence ATGAGGCTTCAATCCATTCTGATCGGTTTGTTTGTCGCGCTAGTCACCACCGCTGGCGTATTTTGGTTTTTGGATGCTTACGAATACAAAGAGGTGGATGAATACACCGGTTTTCAAGGCGAAGCGCGTGAAAATCCCCTGTTTGCTGCCCGCTTATTTCTAAAGCGCATGGGGATTCCCAGCGAACGCCACACCAGCCCGCAAACCCTGCCTGATGCCGACACCGTGCTGGTCATTGACACCGACCGTTACACATTGTCACGCCAAAAAAGTGAGGCACTATTGGCGTGGGTAGCCAATGGCGGACACTTAATTACCCGTACTCGCTATTTCACTAATGATTCAGAGGCTGAAGATGCCGAGGAAACAAACGATCATGACCCGCTGCAACTCGCGTTAGGCATCACTAGGGGCGAACACATTATCCCCGAAGACGATGATTTACCGCTGGACGCCGAACTGTCCAATATGAACAGCTCACTGCACGTTGACCCCGAATTTTTCTATGCACTGCAAACCACTACCAAGCAAGCTTACCCGCAGAAATACAACGACACGGATTGGTTGCTGGAAATAGAATACGGCGATGGCTTAATCACTTGGGCAGCCAACCTCGATTTCATCGAAAATTCAGCCCTTGATGATCACGACCATGCCGAATTTTTCTGGTACATGCTGCATGGCTTACACGATAAACCGCAAGCGGTCTGGCTGATACACAGCGATGATATGCCCGCTTTATCCACCTTATTGTGGGAACATGCCTGGGCATTGGTGCTGACCTTAGCGGTATTTATTCCACTGACCATTCTCGCCCTCAGCCCGCGCTTTGGCCCGCTGATTCCCAAACCTGCCCCCGAACGCCGCCGTATTCTGGAACACATCCACGCCAGCGGCTTGTTTATGTGGCAACGTCACCGCAAACACGCTGATACCCAATACGCCGGGTTCGCCGCCCGCGTTACCCAACTTCTGCCGAGCACAAGGAAACAACATGACAACAGCAACCCTGACGCTTGA
- a CDS encoding AAA family ATPase, producing MTTATLTLEQASHLAEAIRHEISKAVIGQKQVVRETLIALLAGGHVLIEGVPGLGKTLLVRALARTISGQFARIQFTPDLMPADISGHVLFDMQNQSFNVRKGPVFTNLLLADEINRAPAKTQSALLEVMQEQQVTIEGKALPVPLPFMTLATQNPLEQEGTYPLPEAQLDRFLLKVFIDYPELEEESEMVMIVTDKQIGDRFNLNNLQAIATPAQVMAMQTVTAEIAVDVAVLDYAVRITRATRHWQGLRFGAGPRGSIALIRAARANALLAGRDFVHPDDIKQVCLPVLRHRVSLSPEMELESYHADHLLRAILDKTEAPRS from the coding sequence ATGACAACAGCAACCCTGACGCTTGAACAAGCCAGCCATTTAGCCGAAGCCATCCGCCACGAAATCAGCAAAGCCGTGATTGGGCAAAAGCAAGTCGTGCGCGAAACCCTGATCGCCCTGCTCGCAGGCGGACACGTTTTGATCGAAGGCGTTCCCGGTTTGGGCAAAACCTTGCTGGTTCGAGCCCTCGCCCGCACCATCTCTGGGCAATTTGCCCGCATTCAATTCACTCCCGACTTGATGCCCGCCGACATCAGCGGGCATGTGCTATTTGATATGCAAAATCAAAGCTTCAATGTGCGCAAAGGCCCGGTATTCACCAACCTGTTGCTGGCAGACGAAATTAACCGCGCTCCCGCCAAAACCCAATCGGCGTTGCTGGAAGTCATGCAGGAACAGCAAGTGACCATCGAAGGCAAAGCCTTACCCGTGCCGCTGCCGTTTATGACACTTGCCACCCAAAACCCGCTGGAACAAGAAGGCACGTACCCACTACCCGAAGCGCAACTGGATCGTTTCCTGCTGAAAGTGTTCATCGACTACCCAGAATTAGAAGAAGAATCCGAAATGGTCATGATCGTCACCGACAAACAAATCGGCGACCGCTTCAATCTCAATAATCTGCAAGCGATTGCGACACCCGCACAGGTCATGGCGATGCAAACCGTCACCGCTGAGATTGCTGTAGATGTGGCGGTATTGGATTACGCCGTGCGCATTACCCGCGCTACCCGTCACTGGCAAGGTTTGCGCTTTGGTGCAGGGCCACGCGGGAGCATTGCGTTGATTCGAGCGGCACGGGCGAATGCGTTGCTGGCAGGGCGTGACTTTGTACACCCTGATGACATTAAGCAGGTTTGCTTGCCAGTGTTGCGCCATCGGGTTTCCTTGTCGCCAGAAATGGAATTGGAAAGCTATCATGCCGACCATTTGCTACGCGCGATTCTCGACAAGACCGAAGCGCCGCGTTCATGA
- a CDS encoding DUF58 domain-containing protein, with the protein MILPARRSFYAVGANAVVALVTSVLPDFIGFWYVTVGISLLVAFADLLLVVTEPAPRGERVVPHSLPLGVKRTVRLRLHNTGKRPLTMEIFDHFPLQVQATGFPLRLELAVGTFAEPLYDVTAIERGKLNFPCLQVRILSPLQLWWHDLKLPVVSETKVYPNFAAVAQYALMATDNHLSHMGIMKKRRRGEGQDFHQLREYRAGDSLRQIDWKASSRMRKPISREYQDERDQEIIFMLDCGHRMLAQDDALSHFDHTLNAILLLTYVALRQGDSVGLGSFAGQNRWLPAHKGQHQVQQMLNALYDLQPTTHAPDYTQAATELLVRQKKRALIVLLTNLRDEDLDDLLPALHILRKRHVVLLASMREQALDQALDVPVDNQEDALHTAAVQHYLASREATLDRVRAAGIRCMDVPPPELSVNLVNHYLDIKRSGLL; encoded by the coding sequence ATGATTTTACCCGCTCGCCGCAGTTTCTATGCCGTTGGTGCAAATGCCGTTGTTGCTTTAGTTACCAGCGTGTTGCCCGACTTCATCGGCTTTTGGTATGTCACCGTCGGAATCAGCCTGTTGGTGGCGTTTGCCGATTTATTGCTGGTGGTGACAGAACCTGCACCGCGCGGTGAACGTGTCGTGCCACATTCTTTGCCATTAGGGGTGAAACGCACGGTGCGGCTACGCCTGCATAACACGGGTAAACGTCCGCTCACGATGGAAATATTCGATCATTTTCCGCTGCAAGTGCAAGCCACTGGCTTTCCGCTGCGTTTGGAGCTGGCTGTTGGCACGTTCGCCGAACCACTGTATGACGTGACGGCGATTGAACGCGGCAAGCTGAATTTCCCCTGTTTGCAGGTACGCATCCTGTCGCCGCTGCAATTATGGTGGCATGACTTGAAACTGCCAGTAGTTTCTGAAACCAAGGTTTACCCCAATTTTGCTGCCGTGGCGCAATACGCACTCATGGCGACGGATAATCACCTCAGTCACATGGGAATTATGAAAAAGCGCCGTCGCGGTGAAGGTCAGGATTTCCACCAATTACGCGAATACCGCGCTGGGGATAGCCTGCGCCAAATCGACTGGAAAGCGAGTTCACGGATGCGCAAACCCATTTCCCGCGAATACCAAGACGAACGCGATCAGGAAATCATTTTTATGTTGGATTGCGGGCATCGGATGCTGGCGCAAGATGATGCGTTGTCGCACTTTGATCACACCTTGAATGCCATTTTGTTACTGACTTATGTGGCGCTACGCCAAGGGGATTCGGTGGGCTTGGGCAGTTTCGCGGGGCAAAACCGCTGGTTGCCTGCGCACAAGGGGCAACACCAAGTGCAACAGATGTTGAATGCCTTGTACGATTTGCAACCGACCACGCACGCCCCGGATTATACGCAAGCCGCCACCGAATTGCTGGTGCGCCAGAAAAAACGGGCGTTGATTGTATTGCTCACCAATTTGCGCGATGAGGATTTGGATGATTTATTGCCAGCGCTGCACATTCTGCGCAAACGTCATGTCGTGCTACTGGCAAGTATGCGGGAACAGGCACTTGATCAGGCGTTAGATGTACCAGTGGATAATCAAGAAGATGCTTTGCATACCGCCGCCGTGCAACATTATCTGGCAAGCCGCGAAGCGACCTTGGATCGGGTACGGGCAGCGGGGATCCGTTGCATGGATGTGCCGCCGCCGGAATTATCAGTGAATTTAGTGAATCATTACCTCGATATTAAGCGTAGCGGCCTGCTGTAA
- the metH gene encoding methionine synthase — protein MNRTTQLQNALADRILILDGAMGTMIQRYKLEEADYRGTRFADWHKDIKGNNDLLVLTKPEVIRTIHGEYLAAGADILETNTFNATTISMHDYDMQELSYEINVEAAKLARSVANEYSTPDKPRFVAGVLGPTSRTCSISPDVNDPGFRNVTFDALVTAYMESTRGLIEGGADIILIETIFDTLNAKAALFAVKQVFDEDGIELPIMISGTITDASGRTLSGQTTEAFYNALAHADAISFGLNCALGPDLLRQYVEEMSRVCASHVSAHPNAGLPNEMGEYDMDGAEMAVHIREWAQSGFLNIVGGCCGTSPAHIKAIADAVAGIAPRQLPTLAKECRLSGLEPFNIGANSLFVNVGERTNVTGSIKFKRLIKEGNYTEALEVALEQVESGAQIIDVNMDEGLLDAEKEMTRFLNLIASEPDIARVPVMVDSSKWEVIEAGLKCIQGKGIVNSISMKEGEAKFIAQAKLVRRYGAAVIVMAFDEQGQADTQARKIEICTRAYKILTEQVGFPPEDIIFDPNIFAVATGIDEHNNYAVDFIEATRWIRQNLPHAHISGGVSNVSFSFRGNNPVREAIHSVFLYHAIKAGMDMGIVNAGQMAIYDDIPDELRNAVEDVIQNKDAGATERLLDIAAKYKGDGSTEVKKEDLEWRSWPVEKRLEHALVKGIDAFVNEDTEEARVKLGRPLLVIEGPLMDGMNVVGDLFGAGKMFLPQVVKSARVMKKSVAYLDPFMELEKAGCEVQANGKILMATVKGDVHDIGKNIVGVVLQCNSYEVIDLGVMVSAEKILQVAREQKVDIIGLSGLITPSLDEMVHVAKEMQRQDFHVPLLIGGATTSKIHTAVKIEPQFKNDIVVYVPDASRAVGVASALLSKEQKPDYVASIRAEYEQVRVKRAANQTERKLVSIAAARANKFQVDWAGYTPPKPKLLEEPLTPNPSPSRGEGNKNQIVFTDYPLAELVERIDWTPFFRSWELAGKFPAILTDEVVGEECTKLYADAQAMLQKMVAEKWVQAKAVVGFFPANAQGDDVVLYTDESRTQTLSVLHNLRMQMERNGQQPNFCLGDFVAPVESGKADWMGVFAVSTGFGIEAHLKAFREKHDDYSAIMLEALCDRLAEALAERMHERVRKEFWGYAADETLDNDAMIAEKYQGIRPAPGYPACPDHTEKGTLWTLLDVETNTGMIITESFAMYPAASVSGWYFSHPDSRYFGIGRIARDQVEDYAKRKGMTLAEAERWLAPVLGYEA, from the coding sequence ATGAACCGCACAACCCAACTTCAAAACGCCCTTGCCGACCGCATCCTCATCCTTGACGGCGCGATGGGCACGATGATCCAACGCTACAAACTGGAAGAAGCCGATTATCGCGGCACGCGCTTTGCCGACTGGCACAAAGACATCAAGGGCAATAACGACCTGTTGGTGCTGACTAAACCGGAAGTCATCCGCACGATTCACGGGGAATACCTCGCCGCTGGCGCGGACATCCTCGAAACCAATACCTTCAACGCCACCACGATTTCGATGCACGACTACGACATGCAAGAACTGTCGTATGAAATCAATGTGGAGGCGGCAAAACTGGCGCGTTCCGTCGCCAACGAATACAGCACACCCGACAAACCACGCTTCGTTGCGGGCGTACTCGGCCCCACCAGCCGCACTTGCAGCATCTCCCCCGATGTCAACGACCCCGGTTTCCGCAACGTCACCTTCGATGCGCTGGTCACAGCCTATATGGAATCCACCCGTGGTCTGATTGAAGGCGGTGCGGACATTATCCTGATCGAAACCATTTTCGACACGCTCAATGCCAAAGCTGCGTTGTTTGCGGTTAAGCAAGTGTTCGACGAAGACGGTATCGAACTACCGATCATGATTTCCGGCACGATTACCGATGCGTCAGGGCGCACGCTGTCCGGGCAAACCACCGAAGCGTTTTACAATGCGCTGGCACATGCCGATGCGATTTCGTTTGGCCTGAACTGCGCACTGGGGCCGGACTTGTTGCGTCAGTATGTCGAAGAAATGTCCCGTGTATGCGCTTCCCACGTTTCTGCTCACCCCAACGCCGGTTTGCCGAATGAAATGGGCGAATACGACATGGATGGCGCAGAAATGGCAGTGCACATCCGTGAATGGGCGCAAAGTGGCTTCCTGAATATCGTCGGCGGCTGCTGCGGCACATCACCTGCACACATCAAAGCCATTGCCGACGCGGTGGCAGGGATTGCGCCACGTCAATTGCCAACGCTTGCCAAAGAATGCCGCCTTTCCGGTCTTGAACCGTTCAATATCGGCGCAAACAGCCTGTTTGTGAACGTCGGCGAACGCACCAACGTCACCGGCTCAATCAAATTCAAGCGCTTGATCAAAGAAGGCAATTACACCGAAGCCCTCGAAGTCGCGTTAGAACAAGTCGAAAGTGGCGCACAAATCATCGACGTGAACATGGACGAGGGTTTGTTGGATGCCGAAAAGGAAATGACGCGCTTCCTCAATCTGATCGCTTCTGAGCCGGACATTGCGCGTGTGCCGGTCATGGTTGACTCGTCTAAGTGGGAAGTCATCGAAGCCGGTCTGAAATGCATCCAAGGCAAAGGCATTGTTAATTCGATTTCGATGAAAGAAGGCGAAGCAAAATTCATCGCGCAAGCCAAGCTGGTACGCCGTTACGGGGCAGCAGTGATCGTGATGGCGTTTGATGAACAGGGGCAAGCGGATACGCAAGCACGGAAAATCGAGATTTGCACCCGCGCTTACAAGATTTTGACCGAACAAGTCGGCTTCCCGCCCGAAGACATTATTTTTGACCCGAATATCTTCGCGGTCGCGACGGGTATCGACGAACACAATAATTACGCGGTGGACTTTATCGAAGCCACGCGCTGGATTCGCCAGAACCTGCCGCACGCGCACATTTCCGGCGGGGTTTCCAACGTGTCTTTCTCGTTCCGGGGCAATAATCCGGTGCGTGAAGCCATCCACAGCGTGTTCCTTTACCATGCCATTAAAGCGGGCATGGATATGGGGATTGTGAATGCAGGGCAAATGGCGATTTACGACGATATTCCTGATGAATTGCGCAACGCGGTTGAGGACGTGATCCAAAACAAGGATGCGGGTGCGACCGAACGCTTGCTGGATATTGCCGCGAAATACAAAGGTGATGGCTCGACTGAAGTTAAAAAGGAAGACCTCGAATGGCGTTCATGGCCGGTCGAAAAACGCCTTGAACATGCGCTGGTGAAAGGCATTGATGCCTTCGTCAACGAAGACACCGAAGAAGCGCGGGTGAAACTCGGTCGTCCGCTGCTGGTGATCGAAGGCCCGTTGATGGATGGCATGAACGTGGTCGGCGACTTGTTTGGGGCGGGCAAAATGTTCCTGCCGCAAGTGGTCAAATCCGCACGCGTAATGAAAAAATCGGTGGCGTACCTCGACCCGTTCATGGAACTGGAAAAGGCCGGTTGCGAAGTGCAAGCCAACGGCAAAATCCTCATGGCAACCGTGAAAGGTGACGTGCATGACATCGGCAAGAACATCGTCGGCGTGGTGTTGCAGTGCAATAGCTACGAAGTGATCGACCTTGGCGTAATGGTTTCCGCCGAAAAAATCCTGCAAGTGGCGCGTGAGCAGAAGGTGGATATTATCGGTTTATCCGGCTTGATTACGCCGTCGCTGGATGAAATGGTGCACGTTGCCAAGGAAATGCAGCGTCAGGATTTCCATGTGCCGTTGCTGATTGGCGGGGCAACTACGTCCAAGATTCATACGGCGGTGAAAATTGAGCCGCAGTTTAAGAATGACATCGTGGTGTATGTGCCGGATGCGTCGCGAGCGGTGGGTGTGGCGAGTGCGTTATTGTCGAAAGAGCAGAAGCCGGATTACGTTGCCAGTATTCGGGCGGAATATGAGCAGGTGCGGGTGAAGCGTGCTGCGAATCAGACTGAGCGTAAGTTGGTGAGTATTGCGGCGGCGCGGGCGAATAAGTTTCAGGTGGATTGGGCGGGGTATACGCCGCCGAAGCCTAAGTTGCTGGAAGAACCCCTCACCCCTAACCCCTCTCCCTCAAGGGGCGAGGGGAACAAGAATCAGATTGTATTTACTGATTATCCGTTGGCGGAGTTGGTGGAGCGGATTGACTGGACACCGTTTTTCCGTAGTTGGGAATTGGCGGGCAAGTTCCCTGCCATTCTGACGGATGAGGTGGTGGGCGAGGAATGCACTAAGTTGTATGCGGATGCGCAAGCGATGTTGCAGAAAATGGTGGCGGAAAAGTGGGTGCAGGCTAAAGCAGTGGTTGGGTTCTTCCCGGCGAATGCGCAAGGCGATGATGTGGTGCTGTATACCGATGAGAGCCGCACGCAAACTTTGAGCGTGTTGCATAATTTGCGGATGCAGATGGAGCGGAATGGGCAGCAGCCGAATTTCTGTCTGGGCGATTTCGTAGCGCCTGTGGAATCTGGCAAGGCGGACTGGATGGGCGTGTTTGCGGTGAGTACGGGATTTGGGATTGAAGCGCATTTGAAAGCCTTCCGCGAAAAGCACGACGATTACAGCGCGATCATGTTGGAAGCTTTGTGTGACCGTTTGGCAGAAGCCTTGGCAGAGCGGATGCACGAGCGCGTGCGTAAGGAGTTCTGGGGTTATGCGGCGGATGAAACGCTGGATAATGACGCGATGATTGCCGAGAAATATCAGGGGATTCGCCCTGCCCCCGGCTATCCGGCTTGCCCTGACCATACCGAAAAAGGCACGTTGTGGACGTTGCTGGATGTGGAGACGAATACGGGGATGATCATTACCGAATCGTTTGCGATGTATCCGGCGGCTTCGGTATCGGGCTGGTATTTCAGCCACCCGGATTCACGGTATTTCGGGATTGGGCGGATTGCGCGGGATCAGGTGGAGGATTATGCCAAGCGGAAAGGGATGACGTTGGCGGAAGCGGAGCGGTGGTTGGCTCCGGTGCTGGGGTATGAGGCGTAA
- a CDS encoding SH3 domain-containing protein produces MMMKMTQGLLAVVALLLPLHGYAASFDCTKARTWAEKTVCSTKQLSSLDELLAASFKKALASTDDKAALKTEQVAWLTAERDVCIDVTCLKAAYTSRLAALNEVIANAEESTEPDSEEVVGWYKAIAKPSLTVRDSAAVTGKKLGNVPYDGKVKVLALTDKTDSIGGRDGTWVKIEWQGKTAYTFDAFLEKLAVDNKQPDEPETDTAGKTLVGVIASYECGDNCYLTITDKQGVPHSGLCSAPLCDAWNEVAEMPAKFKNKKVKATVGTGTQYDGGDNVMGEMDAFETLTLLK; encoded by the coding sequence ATGATGATGAAAATGACACAAGGTTTATTGGCTGTGGTGGCGCTATTATTACCACTGCATGGCTACGCGGCTAGTTTTGACTGTACTAAAGCCAGAACCTGGGCAGAGAAAACCGTTTGTAGCACCAAGCAATTATCCAGTTTGGATGAGTTGTTGGCAGCTTCTTTCAAAAAAGCGCTTGCGAGTACGGATGACAAGGCTGCGTTGAAAACCGAGCAAGTGGCGTGGCTGACTGCCGAGCGTGATGTTTGCATTGATGTTACTTGCTTGAAAGCGGCTTACACATCCCGATTAGCGGCATTGAATGAGGTGATCGCCAACGCAGAGGAATCCACCGAGCCGGATAGTGAAGAAGTGGTGGGCTGGTATAAAGCTATCGCGAAACCTAGCCTGACGGTGCGCGACAGTGCGGCTGTGACCGGCAAAAAGTTGGGCAATGTTCCCTATGATGGCAAAGTTAAGGTGTTGGCGCTGACCGATAAAACCGATTCGATTGGCGGGCGCGATGGCACTTGGGTCAAAATCGAATGGCAAGGTAAAACCGCGTATACCTTCGACGCTTTTTTGGAAAAGTTGGCGGTTGATAACAAGCAGCCTGACGAACCTGAAACTGACACCGCCGGTAAAACCTTGGTAGGCGTGATTGCATCGTATGAGTGTGGCGATAACTGCTACTTGACCATTACCGACAAGCAAGGCGTGCCGCATTCGGGTTTGTGTTCTGCACCGTTGTGTGATGCTTGGAATGAGGTGGCGGAAATGCCCGCCAAGTTTAAAAACAAAAAGGTGAAAGCGACGGTGGGTACTGGGACACAGTATGACGGTGGCGACAATGTGATGGGTGAGATGGATGCGTTTGAAACACTTACGCTGCTGAAATAG
- a CDS encoding LysR family transcriptional regulator, with the protein MLARNPEFPSESVNMHISFRQIQIFQTVAQTENFTRAAELLHMTQPAISMQVKQLEENVGLSLFERQGKRIVLTAAGRAMHTYTCEISAKYQGMVETLEELKDVHQGVINVSAANTSIYFITRMLAGFSQQNEGITVSLNITNRKTLVEQLQNYEADLVVMGEPPSNLDLHSQRLMCNPLVLIAPANHPLAGQKDIPVSAIIGEKFVVREPGSGTRAAIERFFAEHGHTFTSTLEMGSNESIKYSVIAGLGLGIVSLHSIRLELETHSLAILDVRNFPIQRYWHIVTREGKWLSPAAQAFKEYVIAEASSYSQDYQQLLSV; encoded by the coding sequence ATGTTAGCAAGAAACCCTGAATTTCCGAGTGAATCCGTCAACATGCACATCTCATTCCGCCAGATCCAGATCTTCCAGACCGTTGCCCAAACGGAAAATTTTACTCGCGCCGCTGAATTGTTACACATGACGCAGCCAGCAATATCCATGCAGGTCAAACAATTGGAAGAAAACGTGGGTTTGTCGCTATTTGAACGCCAAGGCAAGCGCATTGTGTTGACGGCAGCGGGGCGGGCAATGCACACCTATACTTGCGAGATTTCCGCCAAATATCAGGGCATGGTGGAAACGCTGGAAGAATTGAAGGATGTGCATCAGGGCGTTATCAATGTGTCGGCGGCGAATACCTCGATTTATTTCATTACGCGGATGTTGGCAGGATTTTCGCAGCAGAATGAAGGGATTACGGTGTCATTGAATATCACCAACCGCAAGACACTGGTAGAGCAGTTACAGAATTATGAGGCGGATTTGGTGGTGATGGGTGAACCGCCGTCGAATCTGGATTTGCATTCGCAACGCTTGATGTGCAATCCGCTAGTGTTGATTGCGCCTGCGAATCATCCGCTGGCGGGGCAGAAAGACATTCCGGTATCCGCAATTATTGGCGAAAAGTTTGTGGTGCGCGAACCGGGGTCGGGGACGCGGGCGGCGATTGAACGGTTTTTTGCCGAACACGGGCATACGTTCACCAGTACGCTGGAAATGGGTAGCAATGAGTCGATTAAGTATTCAGTGATTGCGGGACTGGGCTTGGGGATTGTATCGTTACACAGTATTCGACTGGAGTTGGAAACGCATTCGTTGGCAATTTTGGATGTGCGGAATTTCCCTATCCAACGTTACTGGCATATTGTGACGCGGGAAGGGAAGTGGCTTTCCCCAGCAGCACAGGCGTTTAAGGAATATGTGATTGCGGAAGCATCAAGCTATTCGCAAGATTATCAACAGCTTTTGTCGGTATAA
- a CDS encoding ribulose-bisphosphate carboxylase, translating to MDQSGRYADLSLKEEDLIAGGKHILVAYKMMPQPGHGYLEAAAHFAAESSTGTNVEVSTTDDFTKGVDALVYYIDEATEDMRIAYPLDLFDRNITDGRMMVVSMLTLIIGNNQGMGDIKHAKIHDFYVPERAIQLFDGPSKDISDMWRILGRPVVNGGYIAGTIIKPKLGLRPEPFAAAAYQFWLGGDFIKNDEPQGNQVFCPAKKVYPLVYDAMKRAQDETGQAKLFSANITADDHYEMCARADFILEAFGPDADKVAFLVDGFVGGPGMITTARRQYPNQYLHYHRAGHGMITSPSALRGYTAFVLAKLSRLQGASGIHVGTMGYGKMEGENSDKNIAYMIERDECQGPVYFQKWYGMKPTTPIISGGMNALRLPGFFENLGHGNVINTSGGGSYGHIDSPAAGAISLRQSYECWKAGADPIEFAKEHKEFARAFESFPGDADKIYPGWREKLGVHK from the coding sequence ATGGACCAATCTGGACGTTACGCGGATCTTAGCCTGAAAGAAGAAGACCTGATCGCAGGTGGCAAGCACATTCTGGTTGCTTACAAAATGATGCCACAGCCGGGTCACGGCTATTTGGAAGCGGCTGCTCACTTTGCAGCAGAATCTTCTACGGGTACTAACGTTGAAGTGTCTACCACCGATGATTTCACCAAAGGCGTTGACGCGCTGGTGTACTACATCGACGAAGCTACCGAAGACATGCGCATCGCGTATCCATTGGACTTGTTCGACCGCAACATCACCGATGGTCGAATGATGGTCGTGTCTATGTTGACGCTGATTATCGGCAACAACCAAGGCATGGGCGACATCAAACACGCCAAAATCCATGACTTCTACGTGCCTGAGCGTGCTATCCAATTATTCGATGGTCCATCCAAAGACATCTCTGACATGTGGCGTATTCTGGGTCGTCCAGTGGTTAACGGTGGTTACATCGCTGGTACAATCATCAAGCCTAAACTGGGTCTGCGCCCTGAGCCATTCGCGGCGGCTGCATACCAGTTCTGGCTTGGCGGCGACTTCATCAAGAACGATGAACCGCAAGGCAACCAAGTTTTCTGCCCAGCGAAAAAAGTTTACCCACTCGTATACGACGCAATGAAGCGTGCGCAAGACGAAACCGGTCAAGCGAAACTGTTCTCTGCGAACATCACCGCTGACGACCATTACGAAATGTGCGCTCGTGCTGACTTCATCCTCGAAGCGTTTGGCCCGGATGCGGACAAAGTTGCGTTCTTGGTTGACGGTTTCGTGGGCGGTCCTGGCATGATCACTACCGCTCGTCGCCAATACCCTAACCAATACCTGCATTATCACCGCGCAGGTCACGGCATGATCACTTCGCCATCGGCACTGCGTGGTTACACCGCGTTTGTTTTGGCGAAACTGTCACGTCTGCAAGGTGCTTCCGGTATCCACGTAGGCACAATGGGCTACGGTAAAATGGAAGGCGAAAACAGCGATAAAAACATCGCGTACATGATCGAGCGTGACGAGTGCCAAGGCCCAGTCTACTTCCAGAAATGGTACGGCATGAAGCCAACCACGCCAATCATCTCTGGCGGTATGAACGCACTGCGTCTGCCGGGCTTCTTCGAGAACCTGGGTCACGGTAACGTTATCAACACTTCCGGTGGCGGTTCTTACGGTCACATTGACAGCCCAGCGGCGGGTGCAATTTCCTTGCGTCAATCGTATGAGTGCTGGAAAGCCGGTGCTGACCCGATCGAATTTGCGAAAGAGCACAAAGAATTTGCTCGCGCATTCGAGTCATTCCCTGGCGATGCTGACAAGATCTACCCAGGCTGGCGCGAAAAGCTGGGCGTACACAAGTAA